Proteins found in one Actinokineospora alba genomic segment:
- a CDS encoding N-acetylmuramoyl-L-alanine amidase, with translation MRVLRRGDGGPAVTEVRSTLLALGLLPSVTGMTEPGVFDQAMEHAVRAFQQQRGLITDGLVGPATYRALRDATHQLGGRPLAFMVSAPITGDDVLTLQERLLELGYDAGRPNGVFGAQTESALRNFQRDYGLTVDGICGPETVRALRQLSPRARGGRPVLLREQERVRKAGPRLRGKRIVIDPGHGGADTGLSVGGVNESDLMWDLASRLEGRMVATGMEALLSRGREQCPPDESRAAFANEAGADLFLSLHTDSNASPHAQGVASFHFGSGNGTTSTLGEAMAGLIQRELAMRTGLRDCGTHPKTWDILRLTRCPAVRIEIGYLTNVDDRARLSDPAFRDVVAEGILVAVKRLYLLGENDQPTGSFTFADVLAHELLAKAE, from the coding sequence TGCTGCCTTCGGTCACCGGCATGACTGAACCTGGGGTGTTCGACCAGGCCATGGAACACGCCGTTCGCGCCTTCCAGCAGCAGCGTGGTCTGATCACCGACGGACTGGTCGGTCCGGCCACCTACCGCGCCCTGCGCGACGCGACCCACCAGCTCGGTGGCCGTCCGCTCGCGTTCATGGTCTCCGCCCCGATCACCGGCGACGACGTGCTCACCCTGCAGGAACGCCTGCTGGAGCTCGGCTACGACGCGGGTCGGCCCAACGGCGTCTTCGGCGCCCAGACCGAGTCCGCCCTGCGCAACTTCCAGCGTGACTACGGCCTGACCGTCGACGGGATCTGCGGCCCGGAGACGGTCCGCGCCCTGCGCCAGCTGTCCCCGCGCGCCCGCGGCGGCCGTCCGGTCCTGCTGCGCGAACAGGAGCGGGTCCGCAAGGCCGGTCCGCGCCTGCGCGGCAAGCGCATCGTCATCGACCCGGGCCACGGCGGCGCCGACACCGGGCTGTCGGTCGGCGGGGTCAACGAGTCCGACCTGATGTGGGACCTGGCCAGCAGGCTCGAAGGCCGGATGGTCGCCACCGGCATGGAGGCCCTGCTGTCGCGTGGCCGCGAGCAGTGCCCGCCGGACGAGTCCCGCGCCGCGTTCGCCAACGAGGCGGGCGCCGACCTGTTCCTCTCGCTGCACACCGACTCGAACGCCTCCCCGCACGCCCAGGGTGTCGCGAGCTTCCACTTCGGCAGCGGCAACGGCACGACGTCGACCCTCGGCGAGGCCATGGCCGGGCTGATCCAGCGCGAGCTGGCCATGCGCACGGGCCTGCGGGACTGCGGGACGCACCCGAAGACGTGGGACATCCTGCGGCTCACCCGCTGCCCGGCGGTCCGCATCGAGATCGGCTACCTCACCAACGTCGACGACCGGGCCCGGCTGTCCGACCCGGCCTTCCGCGACGTTGTCGCCGAGGGAATCCTGGTCGCGGTCAAGCGGCTCTACCTGCTCGGGGAGAACGACCAGCCGACCGGCAGCTTCACCTTCGCCGACGTCCTGGCCCACGAACTCCTGGCCAAAGCGGAGTAG
- a CDS encoding GNAT family N-acetyltransferase, translating into MSRRVVGVTLDNLEHLPKHCRGCVYWELAPHLKEQAEEFGTCELEKEAWVSSVLLEWGSCGRVVYSDKLPVGFVLYAPPNAVPRASAFPTSPVSADSVVLTGFHVVPEFRGGGLGRMLVQAVAKDLTRRGVKAIEAFGDAQPDEERSCVVPADFLTSVGFKTVRPHPRWPRLRLELRSAITWKEDVEAALERLLGTVSVSTASPVLQR; encoded by the coding sequence GTGTCGCGACGCGTTGTAGGCGTCACGTTGGACAACCTGGAGCACCTTCCGAAGCACTGTCGCGGATGCGTGTACTGGGAACTAGCGCCGCATCTCAAAGAGCAGGCTGAGGAGTTCGGCACCTGCGAACTCGAAAAGGAAGCCTGGGTTTCGAGCGTCCTTTTGGAGTGGGGTTCCTGCGGGCGCGTCGTCTACAGCGACAAGCTGCCCGTCGGGTTCGTCCTCTACGCGCCGCCGAACGCCGTCCCGCGGGCTTCCGCCTTCCCGACGTCGCCGGTGAGCGCCGATTCGGTCGTGCTGACCGGCTTCCACGTCGTGCCGGAGTTCCGCGGTGGCGGACTTGGCCGGATGCTGGTCCAGGCCGTCGCGAAAGACCTGACCAGGCGCGGTGTGAAGGCGATCGAGGCCTTCGGCGACGCCCAGCCCGACGAGGAGCGTTCCTGCGTCGTGCCCGCCGACTTCCTGACGAGCGTCGGCTTCAAGACCGTGCGCCCGCACCCCCGGTGGCCCCGCCTGCGCCTTGAACTGCGCTCGGCCATCACCTGGAAGGAAGACGTCGAGGCGGCGCTCGAGCGGCTGCTGGGGACGGTCTCCGTCAGCACCGCCAGCCCGGTTCTCCAGCGGTAG